One region of Catenuloplanes indicus genomic DNA includes:
- a CDS encoding HAD domain-containing protein, with amino-acid sequence MTPPVWLLDVDGVINAKRPGWSGPPLRRDVYSPADDYTYPIRFAPPLIERLRELITAERVEVRWCTTWCPEAHLLERIWSLPPLAAALTRQPLPRGPECRPLKYRAARDVLHAEGRRLIWTDDEALPAAGPARDALTAGGRALLIAPDSRRGLQPADLDAVEEFAAAAG; translated from the coding sequence ATGACACCCCCGGTCTGGCTGCTCGACGTCGACGGGGTGATCAATGCGAAACGGCCCGGCTGGAGCGGCCCGCCGCTGCGCCGGGACGTCTACTCGCCCGCCGACGACTACACCTACCCGATCCGCTTCGCGCCTCCGCTGATCGAGCGGCTGCGGGAGCTGATCACGGCGGAGCGGGTGGAGGTGCGCTGGTGCACCACCTGGTGCCCGGAGGCGCATCTGCTGGAGCGGATCTGGTCGCTGCCGCCGCTGGCGGCCGCGCTCACCCGGCAACCGCTGCCGCGCGGGCCGGAGTGCCGGCCGCTGAAGTACCGGGCCGCCCGTGACGTGCTGCACGCCGAGGGGCGGCGGCTGATCTGGACCGACGACGAGGCGCTGCCGGCGGCCGGCCCGGCCCGGGACGCGCTCACCGCGGGCGGCCGGGCGCTGCTGATCGCGCCGGACTCCCGCCGCGGCCTGCAGCCCGCGGACCTGGACGCGGTCGAGGAGTTCGCGGCCGCGGCCGGGTAG
- a CDS encoding alpha/beta hydrolase produces MIDERIGTLLAQVRAGAPEAADRLWNAARAAGGPLISPGTGGTSLVTFVWRGEARTTTVCWGVEASLARVPGTDLWHRTVAVPSRLRTLYYLGHGRTGSPPDASGTGATHVDPLNPRTVAFPRDPGDPTDRDGYASLLELPDAPPEPWLSGPPVPAGPREQLEVPSAALGGARRVTVHRPAGASTVDANVLVVFDGHLAQAVLRFPDLVDRLVAAGRIPPVVVLYVHIEDARRELELGSTPEYTEFVARELIPWARAEYRVATDPARAGLAGASLGGLTAAHVALAAPDVFGRALSHSGSFWRTGPDGEPEWLTRQFATRPRADLRLYLDVGDRETGPGPAGAAPQVDVNRRLRDVLTAKGYPLDYREYPGGHDYVNWRRLFPDALTGLFGH; encoded by the coding sequence ATGATCGACGAGCGGATCGGCACGCTGCTGGCACAGGTACGCGCGGGGGCGCCCGAGGCGGCGGACCGCCTCTGGAACGCGGCACGCGCCGCGGGCGGGCCACTGATCTCGCCCGGCACCGGCGGTACGTCGCTGGTGACGTTCGTCTGGCGCGGCGAGGCGCGGACCACCACGGTCTGCTGGGGCGTCGAGGCCTCGCTCGCCCGGGTGCCGGGCACCGACCTGTGGCACCGGACCGTGGCGGTGCCGTCCCGGCTGCGCACGCTCTACTACCTCGGCCACGGTCGCACCGGCTCGCCGCCGGACGCGTCCGGTACCGGCGCCACGCACGTCGACCCGCTCAACCCGCGTACGGTCGCGTTCCCGCGCGACCCCGGCGACCCGACCGACCGCGACGGGTACGCCTCGCTGCTGGAGCTGCCGGACGCGCCGCCCGAGCCGTGGCTGTCCGGCCCGCCGGTCCCGGCCGGCCCCCGCGAGCAGCTCGAGGTGCCCAGCGCCGCGCTCGGCGGCGCCCGGCGCGTCACGGTGCACCGCCCCGCCGGCGCGTCCACGGTGGACGCGAACGTGCTGGTGGTGTTCGACGGGCACCTCGCGCAGGCCGTGCTGCGCTTCCCGGACCTGGTCGACCGGCTGGTCGCGGCCGGCCGGATACCCCCGGTGGTGGTGCTCTACGTGCACATCGAGGACGCGCGCCGGGAGCTCGAGCTGGGCAGCACGCCGGAGTACACCGAGTTCGTCGCGCGCGAGCTGATCCCGTGGGCGCGCGCGGAGTACCGGGTCGCCACGGATCCGGCCCGGGCCGGGCTGGCCGGTGCGTCGCTCGGCGGGCTGACCGCCGCGCACGTCGCGCTGGCCGCGCCGGACGTGTTCGGCCGCGCGCTGTCGCACTCCGGCAGCTTCTGGCGAACCGGCCCGGACGGCGAACCGGAGTGGCTGACCCGCCAGTTCGCCACCCGCCCGCGCGCGGACCTGCGGCTCTACCTCGACGTCGGGGACCGGGAGACCGGCCCGGGCCCGGCCGGCGCGGCACCCCAGGTGGACGTGAACCGGCGCCTGCGCGACGTGCTGACGGCGAAGGGCTACCCGCTGGACTACCGCGAATACCCCGGCGGTCACGACTACGTGAACTGGCGGCGCCTGTTCCCGGACGCGCTCACCGGCCTGTTCGGCCACTGA
- a CDS encoding TetR/AcrR family transcriptional regulator — MPKTVVPEEKRRRRRPTRGGTVLSETLIVDTALRLLREHGSAGLSARRLGLALDCDPSTLYRYFRGMDELTLAIGDTLIGQALRGWRPAGAWRDDLRALGLRIHAAYVAHPQAAVLTTSRVTGKTNELAADEAVLAVLRASGLPVPEAVGVYHAFIDQVLAFAALDAASLALPNAALLAEEEVWRSTYARLPSATHPHIAEAAPLLATQMVASAFPAALDLLLDGVAARLHGVAARMA, encoded by the coding sequence GTGCCGAAGACGGTGGTTCCGGAGGAGAAACGGCGCCGGCGGCGGCCCACGCGCGGCGGCACCGTGCTGTCCGAGACGCTGATTGTGGACACCGCGTTACGGCTGCTCAGGGAGCACGGCAGCGCGGGTCTCAGCGCCCGCCGGCTCGGTCTGGCGCTGGACTGCGACCCGAGCACGCTGTACCGCTACTTCCGCGGCATGGACGAGCTGACGCTCGCGATCGGCGACACGCTCATCGGCCAGGCGCTGCGCGGCTGGCGGCCGGCCGGTGCCTGGCGCGACGACCTGCGCGCGCTCGGCCTGCGGATCCACGCGGCCTACGTGGCGCACCCGCAGGCCGCGGTGCTCACCACCAGCCGGGTCACCGGGAAGACGAACGAGCTCGCGGCGGACGAGGCCGTGCTCGCGGTGCTGCGCGCGTCCGGCCTGCCGGTGCCGGAGGCGGTCGGCGTCTACCACGCGTTCATCGACCAGGTGCTCGCGTTCGCCGCGCTGGACGCGGCCTCGCTGGCGCTGCCGAACGCGGCGCTGCTGGCCGAGGAGGAGGTGTGGCGCTCCACCTACGCCCGGCTGCCGTCCGCCACCCACCCGCACATCGCGGAGGCGGCGCCGCTGCTGGCCACGCAGATGGTCGCCAGCGCCTTCCCGGCGGCGCTGGACCTCCTGCTGGACGGTGTAGCCGCGCGGCTGCACGGTGTGGCCGCGCGGATGGCCTGA
- a CDS encoding SDR family NAD(P)-dependent oxidoreductase — MGKLDGRTAVVTGGGTRGIGRATARRLVAEGAHVFITGRRTELLDEAVAEIGEGVTAVPGDITAPADLDRLYDAVRARGRGLDVLFANAGTASHATLEQLTVAELDRILAVNVRGTMLTVQGALPLLNPGASVILNASTAAGHGTVAFGAYAASKAAIRTFARTWANELKGRGVRVNAISAGPIDTSGITELFGAENEAVAKAALGANVAIGRMGRPDEVAAAVAFLASDDSSYMLGANLYVDGGENQI; from the coding sequence ATGGGCAAGCTGGACGGCAGGACCGCGGTGGTGACCGGCGGCGGGACGCGCGGGATCGGGCGGGCGACCGCGCGGCGGCTGGTGGCCGAGGGGGCGCACGTGTTCATCACCGGGCGGCGCACGGAGTTGCTGGACGAGGCGGTCGCGGAGATCGGCGAGGGTGTCACGGCGGTGCCGGGCGACATCACCGCACCGGCGGACCTGGACCGGCTCTACGACGCGGTGCGGGCGCGTGGGCGCGGGCTGGACGTGCTGTTCGCGAACGCGGGCACCGCCTCGCACGCCACGCTGGAGCAGCTGACCGTGGCGGAACTGGACCGGATCCTCGCGGTCAACGTACGCGGCACGATGCTCACCGTGCAGGGCGCGCTGCCGCTGCTCAACCCGGGCGCGTCGGTGATCCTGAACGCCTCCACCGCAGCCGGGCACGGCACGGTGGCGTTCGGTGCCTACGCGGCGTCCAAGGCCGCGATCCGCACGTTCGCCCGCACCTGGGCGAACGAGCTGAAGGGCCGGGGCGTACGGGTGAACGCGATCTCCGCCGGGCCGATCGACACGTCCGGCATCACCGAGCTGTTCGGCGCGGAGAACGAGGCGGTCGCGAAGGCCGCGCTCGGCGCGAACGTGGCGATCGGCCGGATGGGCCGCCCGGACGAGGTCGCGGCCGCGGTCGCGTTCCTGGCCTCCGACGACAGCAGCTACATGCTCGGCGCGAACCTCTACGTCGACGGCGGCGAGAACCAGATCTGA
- a CDS encoding EAL and HDOD domain-containing protein, translated as MSNSPEGARAARTVHVGRQAVLDRKRAVIGHELLFRRDSASLEATHRDSGATSQVIVTSITDIGLESLGGGARCFLNLTREFVTGELPLPFGPDKVVLEILETIDVDDAVVDGVRRLVNEGYEVALDDFVPGTGADRLLPLAAYVKVDVLESTRDDILATLALCRGYPQVMVIAERVENAEHMEFALAAGFDGFQGYAISRPEVVSAAALPAPRLRGIELLGMLVDNKLPHSQVHSLITSDATLSVRMLAAANADPLGLPVQVKSVQEAILLLGEDRLRDWTTLMLAGDTVGDEEVLRQTPAGLGRARMAQNLARRLNLPADEAFVVGLVSTAAEALGTPTAELAPRLSLNAEITDALTDGTGALGNLLGLITAYEVIDPPRHD; from the coding sequence ATGTCCAACTCCCCCGAAGGTGCGCGCGCCGCGCGGACCGTACACGTGGGCCGCCAGGCGGTCCTCGACCGCAAGCGGGCGGTCATCGGCCACGAGCTGCTGTTCCGCCGCGACTCGGCGTCGCTGGAGGCGACGCACCGCGACTCGGGCGCGACCAGTCAGGTGATCGTCACGTCGATCACTGACATCGGGCTGGAGTCGCTGGGCGGCGGCGCGCGGTGCTTCCTGAACCTGACCCGCGAGTTCGTGACCGGCGAGCTGCCGCTGCCGTTCGGGCCGGACAAGGTCGTCCTGGAGATCCTGGAGACGATCGACGTGGACGACGCGGTCGTCGACGGCGTGCGCCGGCTGGTCAACGAGGGCTACGAGGTGGCGCTGGACGACTTCGTGCCCGGCACCGGCGCGGACCGGCTGCTGCCGCTGGCCGCCTACGTGAAGGTCGACGTGCTGGAGTCGACGCGCGACGACATCCTCGCCACGCTCGCGCTGTGCCGCGGCTACCCGCAGGTCATGGTGATCGCGGAACGGGTCGAGAACGCGGAGCACATGGAGTTCGCGCTGGCCGCCGGCTTCGACGGTTTCCAGGGCTACGCGATCTCCCGGCCGGAGGTGGTCTCCGCGGCCGCGCTGCCCGCGCCGCGCCTGCGCGGCATCGAACTGCTCGGCATGCTGGTCGACAACAAGCTGCCGCACTCCCAGGTCCACTCGCTGATCACCTCGGACGCCACGCTGTCCGTGCGCATGCTCGCGGCCGCGAACGCGGACCCGCTCGGCCTGCCGGTGCAGGTCAAGTCCGTGCAGGAGGCGATCCTGCTGCTCGGTGAGGACCGGCTGCGCGACTGGACCACGCTGATGCTGGCCGGGGACACGGTCGGTGACGAGGAGGTGCTGCGCCAGACCCCGGCCGGTCTCGGCCGCGCCCGGATGGCGCAGAACCTGGCCCGCCGGCTCAACCTGCCGGCCGACGAGGCGTTCGTGGTCGGCCTGGTCTCCACGGCCGCGGAGGCGCTGGGCACGCCGACCGCGGAACTCGCACCGCGCCTGTCGCTCAACGCGGAGATCACCGACGCGCTCACCGACGGCACCGGCGCGCTCGGCAACCTCCTCGGCCTGATCACCGCGTACGAGGTGATCGATCCGCCACGACATGACTGA
- a CDS encoding saccharopine dehydrogenase family protein, giving the protein MRVLLLGAGGVGTAITRIAARRMFFDEMVVADYDLGRAQAAVTAAGDTRFRAERVNAADPTAITALIRRTGADVVLNAVDPRFVMPIFDAAYAAGVTYLDMAMSLSRPHPDTPYARCGVKLGDDQFARDGAWARDGRLALVGMGVEPGLSDVFARHAADELFDDIDEIGVRDGANLTVDGHEFAPSFNIWTTIEECLNPPVVWEKGRGWFTTAPFSEPEVFDFPEGIGPVQCVNVEHEEVLLIPRWVPARRVTFKYGLGEEFIRTLRTLHQIGLDRADKIIVPGPAGPVTVSPRDVVAATLPDPATLGARMRGKTCAGTWVRGTYRGVPREVYLYHVVDNEWSMAEYGCQAVVWQTAINPVVALELLASGTWSGTGVLGPEAFPARPFLDLLTAYGSPWGMRELTPATLPAGLQAA; this is encoded by the coding sequence ATGCGAGTCCTGCTGTTGGGTGCCGGCGGTGTCGGTACGGCGATCACCCGGATCGCCGCCCGGCGGATGTTCTTCGACGAGATGGTGGTGGCCGACTACGACCTCGGCCGCGCGCAGGCCGCCGTCACCGCGGCCGGCGACACCCGGTTCCGTGCCGAGCGAGTGAACGCCGCCGACCCTACGGCCATCACCGCGCTGATCCGGCGCACCGGCGCCGACGTGGTGCTGAACGCGGTCGACCCGCGCTTCGTCATGCCGATCTTCGACGCCGCGTACGCGGCCGGCGTGACCTACCTGGACATGGCGATGTCGCTGTCCCGCCCGCACCCGGACACGCCGTACGCCCGGTGCGGCGTCAAGCTCGGCGACGATCAGTTCGCCCGGGACGGCGCCTGGGCCCGCGACGGCCGGCTCGCCCTGGTCGGCATGGGCGTCGAACCCGGGCTCTCCGACGTGTTCGCCCGGCACGCCGCGGACGAACTCTTCGACGACATCGACGAGATCGGCGTCCGGGACGGCGCGAACCTGACCGTGGACGGCCACGAGTTCGCGCCGTCGTTCAACATCTGGACGACCATCGAGGAGTGCCTGAACCCGCCGGTCGTGTGGGAGAAGGGCCGCGGCTGGTTCACCACCGCGCCGTTCAGCGAGCCGGAGGTCTTCGACTTCCCCGAGGGCATCGGCCCGGTCCAGTGCGTCAACGTGGAGCACGAGGAGGTGCTGCTGATCCCGCGCTGGGTCCCGGCCCGCCGGGTCACGTTCAAGTACGGCCTCGGCGAGGAGTTCATCCGCACGCTGCGCACGCTGCACCAGATCGGCCTGGACCGCGCCGACAAGATCATCGTCCCCGGGCCGGCCGGCCCGGTCACCGTCTCCCCACGCGACGTCGTCGCCGCGACGCTCCCCGACCCCGCCACGCTCGGCGCCCGCATGCGCGGCAAGACCTGCGCCGGCACCTGGGTGCGCGGCACGTACCGCGGCGTGCCACGCGAGGTCTACCTCTACCACGTGGTGGACAACGAGTGGTCGATGGCCGAGTACGGCTGCCAGGCCGTGGTCTGGCAGACCGCGATCAACCCGGTCGTCGCGCTCGAACTCCTCGCCTCCGGCACCTGGTCCGGCACCGGCGTCCTCGGCCCGGAGGCGTTCCCGGCCCGGCCCTTCCTCGACCTGCTCACGGCGTACGGCAGCCCGTGGGGCATGCGCGAACTCACGCCGGCCACGCTCCCGGCCGGGCTGCAGGCCGCGTGA
- a CDS encoding glycoside hydrolase family 43 protein — protein MKARVLTVVVAVLLPLIVVAAPAQAATYTGYLMAHFTGESSEGQQIYLSHSTDGLRWSDLNNGAPVVRTTIGTRGVRDPAIVRSPAGDRYWIIATDLCIGCGQDWNAAINNGSRSLVVWESADLVTWSAPWLLNVAGAIPDGRNAWAPEAIWNPDTGDYVLYWATNVPQNGATKHRIYYARTSNFRSIGTPAPYITRPGAQEIIDTQIVESNTGGYRYVRTSGDGQITIEGSNSILGTWTTLGDLSGIGLTGAQVEGPMWTKFNDRNEWALYLDQYASGRGYLPVLTTHPASATAYRLPSSGSYAMGGTRKRHGTILNLTVAEQSRVLARWPSAPVNRLQSYNAQDRYVRHINLDVRIDANVSPAADAQFRIVAGLAGGTGTVSFESVNYPGYYLRHYGFDFQLAPGDGSATFAGDATFRRVAGLADASWSSFQSYNYPDRYLRHSNYLLRLDPITDATGRADATFRVTS, from the coding sequence ATGAAGGCACGTGTGCTGACCGTCGTCGTGGCCGTGCTGCTGCCGCTGATCGTGGTGGCGGCGCCGGCGCAGGCCGCTACGTACACCGGGTACCTGATGGCGCATTTCACCGGCGAGTCGTCGGAAGGGCAGCAGATCTATCTGTCACACAGCACGGACGGGCTGCGCTGGAGCGACCTGAACAACGGTGCGCCGGTGGTGCGGACCACGATCGGCACCCGCGGCGTCCGTGATCCAGCGATCGTGCGCTCGCCGGCCGGTGACCGGTACTGGATCATCGCGACGGATCTGTGCATCGGCTGCGGGCAGGACTGGAACGCGGCGATCAACAACGGCAGCCGCAGCCTCGTCGTCTGGGAGTCGGCGGACCTGGTCACCTGGTCCGCGCCGTGGCTGCTCAATGTGGCGGGTGCGATCCCGGACGGGCGCAACGCGTGGGCGCCGGAGGCGATCTGGAACCCGGACACCGGCGACTACGTGCTCTACTGGGCGACGAACGTGCCGCAGAACGGGGCCACGAAGCACCGGATCTACTACGCGCGCACGTCGAATTTCCGGTCGATCGGCACGCCGGCTCCGTACATCACCCGGCCCGGCGCGCAGGAGATCATCGATACGCAGATCGTGGAGTCGAACACCGGCGGCTACCGGTACGTACGCACGTCCGGCGACGGGCAGATCACCATCGAGGGAAGCAACAGCATCCTGGGTACGTGGACCACGCTCGGCGATCTCTCCGGCATCGGGCTGACCGGCGCGCAGGTCGAGGGCCCGATGTGGACGAAGTTCAACGACCGCAACGAGTGGGCGCTGTACCTGGACCAGTACGCGTCCGGGCGCGGCTACCTGCCGGTGCTGACGACGCACCCGGCGAGCGCGACGGCGTACCGGCTGCCGTCGTCCGGGTCGTACGCGATGGGCGGCACCCGGAAGCGGCACGGCACGATCCTGAACCTGACCGTGGCCGAGCAGTCGCGGGTGCTCGCGCGGTGGCCGAGCGCGCCGGTGAACCGGTTGCAGTCCTACAACGCGCAGGACCGGTACGTCCGGCACATCAACCTGGACGTGCGGATCGACGCGAACGTGAGCCCGGCCGCGGACGCGCAGTTCCGGATCGTGGCCGGGCTGGCCGGCGGGACCGGCACGGTGTCGTTCGAGTCGGTCAACTACCCCGGGTACTACCTGCGGCACTACGGGTTCGACTTCCAGCTGGCGCCCGGGGACGGCTCGGCCACGTTCGCGGGGGACGCCACGTTCCGCCGGGTGGCCGGGCTGGCGGACGCGTCGTGGAGCTCGTTCCAGTCGTACAACTACCCGGACCGGTACCTCCGGCACAGCAACTACCTGCTGCGCCTCGACCCGATCACGGACGCCACCGGCCGGGCCGACGCCACGTTCCGGGTGACGTCCTGA
- a CDS encoding TetR/AcrR family transcriptional regulator, whose protein sequence is MEDIRKPLIGRPRGFDADEALERAMRVFWEQGYEGASLADLTAAMGITKTSMYAAFGNKEELFRKALKRYEQGPAAYVACALMKPTALEVATEFLTGSVTASTLADSPAGCLSVQGSLAAGEAGRVARDILADWRNHGRTLLRERFQRALDDGDLPAGSDPALIARYVMTVANGIAVQAAGGATHEELREVVTAALRHWPPA, encoded by the coding sequence ATGGAGGACATCCGGAAACCCCTGATCGGCCGGCCGCGCGGCTTCGACGCCGACGAGGCCCTCGAACGGGCCATGCGGGTCTTCTGGGAGCAGGGTTACGAGGGCGCCAGCCTCGCCGACCTGACCGCCGCCATGGGCATCACGAAGACCAGCATGTACGCGGCGTTCGGCAACAAGGAGGAACTGTTCCGCAAGGCGCTGAAACGGTACGAGCAGGGACCGGCGGCGTACGTGGCGTGCGCGCTGATGAAGCCGACCGCGCTGGAGGTCGCCACCGAGTTCCTGACCGGCTCGGTCACCGCGAGCACGCTGGCGGACAGTCCGGCCGGGTGCCTGAGCGTGCAGGGGTCGCTGGCCGCCGGTGAGGCCGGGCGCGTCGCCCGCGACATTCTCGCCGACTGGCGCAACCATGGCCGTACGCTGCTGCGGGAGCGCTTCCAGCGGGCGCTGGACGACGGGGATCTGCCCGCCGGATCCGATCCGGCGCTGATCGCCCGCTACGTGATGACGGTGGCGAACGGCATCGCCGTGCAGGCGGCCGGCGGTGCCACCCACGAGGAACTGCGGGAGGTGGTCACCGCGGCCCTGCGCCACTGGCCGCCGGCGTGA